One window from the genome of Streptomyces sp. NBC_00708 encodes:
- a CDS encoding S9 family peptidase, which yields MTDPSGSHAGPFPGQFARTRRFSLGVPRQFTVSPDGERVLFVRGTSGTDPVSRLWLYEDGAERMLADPLGPGFAQEDPGEVPPEERARRERARETSCGVVSYATDAPVRLAAFALAGTLWLVPVDGSAPRRLPTAGPAVDPRPSPDGSLIAYVTGGALRTVRADGTGDRALAEPEGAHLTYGLSDYVSQESIGRTRGYWWSPRGDALLVARVDTTGVERRYLADPAHPERPPRELAYPAAGTANAKVSLHLVRTSGEHTAVRLPEAAGDGHPEGPWTDRSFEYVVAAGWDDRGPLVSVQTRDQRSVHVLEVDEETGATRTVHREQDPAWVALRPGTPLRLPSGALVVPARPGGDTQGLDIGGAPTPAGLEVREVLGAADGRVYFTGGEEPTEIHVWSYDTAGRRPVRVSGAPGVHTAAAGGPTVVLDSRTPDGHTVTVLRSGAETGRIAVLAEEPLVAPRPLALSLGRRELRGRLYLPSWHRPGDAPLPVLLSPYAGHGMQVVLKVRTWWTAVAQWFAEQGFAVLVTDGRGTPGRGEAWEKSVYGDRLTAVLEDQIDALHAAAGAHPALDLTRVAMRGWSFSGYLAAAAVLRHPEVFHAAVAGAAPADRRLYDTHWEERFLGHPDVLPENYARNSLLEEAASLTRPLMLVHGLADDNVSVAHTLRLSAALLAAGRPHTVLPLSGAGHLVGEDRTASGLLLLERDFLRQALGA from the coding sequence GCGGGTCCTGTTCGTCCGGGGCACCTCGGGCACCGACCCGGTGAGCCGGCTGTGGCTGTACGAGGACGGCGCGGAGAGGATGCTCGCCGACCCGCTCGGGCCCGGTTTCGCGCAGGAGGACCCCGGCGAGGTCCCGCCGGAGGAGCGGGCCCGGCGCGAACGCGCCCGCGAGACCTCCTGCGGGGTGGTCTCCTACGCCACCGACGCCCCGGTGCGCCTGGCGGCCTTCGCCCTCGCGGGCACCCTGTGGCTGGTCCCCGTCGACGGCTCCGCGCCCCGCCGGCTGCCGACGGCCGGGCCCGCCGTCGACCCCCGCCCGTCTCCCGACGGCTCGCTGATCGCGTACGTCACCGGCGGCGCACTGCGTACGGTACGGGCGGACGGCACCGGCGACCGCGCGCTCGCCGAACCGGAGGGCGCGCACCTCACCTACGGCCTGTCCGACTACGTGTCGCAGGAGTCCATCGGCCGTACGCGCGGCTACTGGTGGTCCCCGCGCGGCGACGCCCTCCTGGTCGCCCGCGTGGACACCACCGGCGTCGAACGCCGCTATCTCGCCGACCCGGCCCACCCGGAGCGCCCGCCCCGCGAACTGGCCTATCCGGCGGCGGGCACGGCCAACGCGAAGGTCTCCCTGCACCTGGTCCGGACCTCCGGCGAACACACCGCCGTCCGCCTCCCCGAAGCCGCCGGCGACGGACACCCCGAAGGCCCCTGGACGGACCGGTCGTTCGAGTACGTGGTGGCGGCGGGCTGGGACGACCGGGGCCCGCTGGTCTCCGTGCAGACCCGGGACCAGCGCTCCGTGCACGTCCTGGAGGTGGACGAGGAGACCGGCGCCACCAGGACCGTGCACCGTGAACAGGACCCCGCCTGGGTGGCGCTGCGTCCGGGCACCCCGCTGCGCCTGCCGTCCGGGGCGCTCGTCGTCCCGGCACGCCCCGGCGGCGACACCCAGGGGCTGGACATCGGCGGCGCCCCGACGCCGGCGGGCCTGGAGGTGCGCGAGGTGCTCGGTGCGGCGGACGGCCGTGTGTACTTCACGGGCGGCGAGGAGCCGACGGAGATCCACGTCTGGTCGTACGACACGGCCGGGCGCCGCCCGGTCCGGGTCTCCGGCGCACCCGGTGTGCACACCGCGGCGGCCGGCGGCCCGACGGTGGTGCTCGACAGCCGGACCCCGGACGGCCATACGGTGACCGTGCTGCGCTCCGGGGCGGAGACCGGCCGGATCGCGGTCCTGGCCGAGGAACCGCTCGTCGCCCCGCGCCCGTTGGCCCTGAGCCTGGGCCGCCGGGAGCTGCGCGGCCGGCTCTACCTGCCGTCGTGGCACCGGCCGGGCGACGCGCCGCTCCCGGTGCTGCTGAGCCCGTACGCCGGTCACGGCATGCAGGTCGTGCTGAAGGTGCGGACGTGGTGGACGGCGGTGGCCCAGTGGTTCGCGGAGCAGGGGTTCGCCGTGCTGGTCACGGACGGGCGGGGCACGCCGGGACGGGGCGAGGCGTGGGAGAAGTCGGTGTACGGGGACCGGCTGACGGCCGTCCTGGAGGACCAGATCGACGCCCTGCACGCGGCGGCCGGTGCCCACCCCGCTCTCGACCTCACCCGGGTGGCGATGCGTGGCTGGTCGTTCAGCGGGTACCTCGCGGCGGCGGCCGTGCTCCGGCACCCCGAGGTCTTCCACGCGGCGGTGGCGGGGGCGGCCCCGGCGGACCGGCGGCTCTACGACACCCACTGGGAGGAGCGGTTCCTCGGCCACCCGGACGTGCTGCCGGAGAACTACGCGCGCAACTCGCTGCTGGAGGAGGCCGCGTCCCTGACCCGGCCGCTGATGCTGGTGCACGGGCTCGCCGACGACAACGTGTCCGTGGCGCACACGCTGCGCCTGTCGGCGGCCCTGCTCGCCGCCGGCCGCCCGCACACCGTGCTGCCGCTGTCCGGCGCCGGACACCTCGTGGGCGAGGACCGCACGGCGAGCGGACTGCTGCTCCTGGAGCGGGACTTCCTGCGGCAGGCGCTGGGGGCCTGA
- a CDS encoding LysR family transcriptional regulator, with translation MLNLERLRTLDALARLGSVSGAAEGLHVTTSAVSQQMAKLEREVGQQLLARNGRGVRLTDAGRLLADHAARILSQVELAQSDIEAQRGEVVGEIQLGAFPTAARGLFPATLLSLRAGHPELRVRTLELEPEAGIRAVLRGDIDLAVVLDWSNKRLPVPGGLTRAELLDDAPDIAMPADHPLAGRTEVDLEDFADDDWVSWPEGEFCYDWLMFTLRSKGIEPRIAHLAGEHHTQLALIAAGMGVCVAPRLGRGPVPEGVRLVPVRQKMRRHVHAVWRTDADRRPSIRAAVAALREAGRELDEPFG, from the coding sequence ATGTTGAACCTGGAGCGCCTGCGCACCCTGGACGCCCTGGCCAGGCTCGGTTCGGTCAGCGGCGCCGCCGAGGGGCTGCACGTCACGACGTCGGCCGTCTCGCAGCAGATGGCCAAGCTGGAGCGGGAGGTGGGCCAGCAGCTCCTCGCCAGGAACGGACGAGGGGTGCGGCTCACCGACGCGGGGCGGCTGCTCGCCGACCACGCGGCGCGCATCCTCTCGCAGGTGGAGCTCGCCCAGTCGGACATCGAGGCCCAGCGCGGCGAAGTGGTGGGCGAGATCCAGCTCGGCGCGTTCCCGACGGCGGCGCGCGGCCTCTTCCCCGCGACGCTCCTGTCCCTGCGCGCCGGCCACCCCGAACTGCGGGTGCGCACGCTGGAACTGGAGCCCGAGGCGGGCATCCGGGCGGTGCTGAGGGGCGATATCGACCTGGCGGTGGTGCTGGACTGGAGCAACAAGCGGCTCCCGGTGCCCGGCGGTCTGACCCGGGCCGAACTGCTCGACGACGCCCCCGACATCGCGATGCCGGCGGACCATCCGCTCGCCGGCCGGACCGAAGTGGATCTGGAGGACTTCGCCGACGACGACTGGGTCTCCTGGCCCGAGGGTGAATTCTGTTACGACTGGCTGATGTTCACGCTCCGCTCCAAGGGCATCGAACCGCGCATCGCCCACCTCGCGGGCGAGCACCACACCCAACTCGCCCTGATCGCCGCCGGGATGGGGGTGTGCGTGGCGCCCCGGCTCGGGCGGGGGCCGGTGCCCGAGGGCGTACGGCTCGTCCCCGTACGCCAGAAGATGCGGCGGCACGTCCACGCGGTGTGGCGGACGGACGCGGACCGGCGGCCGTCGATCCGGGCGGCGGTCGCGGCGCTGCGCGAGGCGGGCCGGGAGCTGGACGAGCCCTTCGGGTGA
- a CDS encoding DMT family transporter codes for MSAPTAPRPATEPSAAPAAPPEAPATATASATAPARRPALDWRLRFAALSLIWGFSFLLIKVGTDAYAPFQVTLGRLLSGTAVLAVVMAVKRERLPRSARTWGHLAVAAFFLNALPFSLFAYAELSIPSTLAGICNATSPLWGMALSLVALSEDRPTRRRVAGLGLGFLGVLTVLGAWQGFSGLDFSGTAMALLASLSYPVGWIYVRRTLAGSGASTLALTGSQLFLGTVQLAVVTPLFTTVPGGFPVLPTLAVVALGALGTGLAVLLQYGLVNEVGPTTAQMVTYFIPVIATAAGVAVLGERLSWNTPVGALIVLAGAALTQSRRRT; via the coding sequence ATGAGCGCCCCGACCGCACCGAGACCCGCCACCGAGCCGTCCGCCGCCCCGGCCGCACCGCCCGAGGCACCGGCCACTGCCACCGCTTCCGCCACGGCTCCCGCCCGGCGTCCGGCCCTGGACTGGCGGCTGCGGTTCGCGGCGCTCTCTCTCATCTGGGGCTTCAGCTTCCTGCTGATCAAGGTGGGGACCGACGCGTACGCGCCGTTCCAGGTGACGCTGGGACGGCTGCTGTCGGGGACCGCCGTGCTGGCGGTGGTGATGGCGGTGAAGCGGGAGCGGCTGCCGCGCTCGGCCCGGACCTGGGGCCATCTGGCCGTGGCGGCGTTCTTCCTCAACGCCCTGCCGTTCTCCCTGTTCGCCTACGCCGAGCTGAGCATTCCGTCGACGCTGGCGGGCATCTGCAACGCGACCTCGCCGCTGTGGGGCATGGCGCTGTCGCTCGTCGCCCTCTCGGAGGACCGGCCGACCCGGCGCCGCGTCGCCGGCCTCGGGCTCGGCTTCCTCGGCGTCCTGACGGTGCTGGGCGCCTGGCAGGGCTTCTCCGGACTGGACTTCAGCGGTACGGCCATGGCCCTGCTGGCGTCGCTCAGCTACCCGGTCGGCTGGATCTACGTGCGCCGGACGCTGGCGGGCAGCGGCGCGTCGACCCTCGCCCTCACCGGCAGCCAGCTCTTCCTGGGCACCGTGCAACTCGCGGTCGTCACCCCGCTGTTCACCACCGTTCCCGGCGGCTTCCCGGTCCTGCCCACGCTCGCGGTCGTCGCGCTCGGCGCGCTGGGCACGGGGCTCGCGGTGCTGCTCCAGTACGGCCTGGTCAACGAGGTCGGACCGACGACCGCGCAGATGGTCACCTACTTCATCCCGGTGATCGCCACCGCCGCCGGGGTCGCCGTGCTCGGTGAACGGCTGAGCTGGAACACCCCGGTCGGCGCGCTCATCGTCCTGGCGGGCGCCGCCCTGACTCAGAGCAGACGGCGCACGTGA
- a CDS encoding aminotransferase class I/II-fold pyridoxal phosphate-dependent enzyme, protein MLGEYRISGRRAQDIAASVERGVGSGELVPGQVLPPMRELAVQLEVNPNTVAAAYRILRERGVIETAGRRGSRIRPRPASTARGSMRVEAPPGVRDLGDGSPDPALLPRLGEAFAAVAERYAREPGLYGEAPVDPEFAALARAAMDADGVPAGPVAAASGSLDAIERVLVAHLRPGDLVAVEDPGWGGLLDLVPALGMRPVSVALDDDGPLPDALDAALRAGARAVVITDRAQNPTGAAVSEARAAELRTVLARHPDVLLIEDDHGHAIVDLPLHPLAGVTDRWAFVRSTAKAYGPDLRVAVLTGDAVTVDRVSGRQRLGPGWVSRLLQRTVVHLWRTGAVDSREVARSYARRRDALVRALAERGVEAYGRSGMNVWVPVSDETGAVAGLLQAGWAVAPGARFRISTPQAVRITVSPLADADIAPLADAVVRAAGPARPLSYG, encoded by the coding sequence GTGCTAGGAGAGTATCGGATCAGCGGACGGCGTGCACAGGACATTGCCGCCAGTGTCGAGCGCGGGGTCGGCTCCGGGGAGCTGGTGCCGGGTCAGGTCCTGCCACCCATGCGCGAGTTGGCGGTCCAGCTCGAGGTGAACCCGAACACCGTCGCGGCCGCGTACCGCATCCTGCGCGAGCGCGGGGTGATCGAGACCGCCGGTCGCCGGGGCAGCCGGATCAGGCCGCGCCCTGCCAGCACCGCGCGCGGTTCGATGCGCGTCGAGGCGCCGCCGGGCGTACGGGACCTGGGCGACGGCAGCCCCGACCCGGCGCTGCTGCCGCGCCTCGGCGAGGCGTTCGCGGCGGTCGCCGAGCGGTACGCGCGCGAGCCGGGCCTGTACGGGGAGGCGCCCGTCGACCCGGAGTTCGCCGCCCTCGCGCGTGCCGCCATGGACGCGGACGGGGTGCCCGCCGGGCCGGTCGCCGCCGCCTCCGGTTCGCTCGACGCGATCGAGCGGGTCCTCGTCGCCCATCTCAGGCCCGGTGATCTGGTCGCGGTCGAGGACCCCGGGTGGGGCGGGCTGCTCGACCTGGTGCCCGCGCTGGGCATGCGGCCCGTGTCCGTGGCGCTCGACGACGACGGGCCGTTGCCGGACGCGCTCGACGCGGCGCTCCGGGCGGGCGCACGGGCCGTCGTGATCACGGACCGGGCGCAGAACCCCACGGGCGCGGCGGTCTCCGAGGCGCGTGCGGCGGAACTGCGGACGGTCCTCGCCCGCCACCCGGACGTCCTGCTCATCGAGGACGACCACGGGCACGCCATCGTCGACCTGCCGCTGCACCCGCTGGCCGGCGTCACGGACCGCTGGGCGTTCGTCCGCTCGACCGCCAAGGCGTACGGGCCCGACCTGCGGGTCGCGGTGCTGACCGGGGACGCGGTCACGGTCGACCGGGTGTCCGGGCGCCAGCGGCTGGGCCCCGGCTGGGTCAGCCGGCTGCTCCAGCGGACCGTGGTGCACCTGTGGCGTACCGGCGCCGTGGACTCCCGTGAGGTGGCCCGGTCCTACGCCCGCCGCCGGGACGCCCTCGTACGGGCGCTGGCGGAGCGGGGCGTCGAGGCGTACGGCCGCAGCGGGATGAACGTATGGGTGCCGGTGAGCGACGAGACCGGGGCGGTGGCCGGCCTGTTGCAGGCGGGCTGGGCCGTGGCGCCCGGGGCCCGGTTCCGTATCTCCACACCCCAGGCGGTCCGGATCACCGTGTCCCCGCTCGCCGACGCCGACATCGCGCCGCTCGCCGACGCGGTGGTGCGGGCGGCGGGCCCGGCGAGGCCGCTGAGCTACGGGTGA
- a CDS encoding pyridoxamine 5'-phosphate oxidase family protein produces MPETAAQQTTSPDTPSRYEPTDRTVPTRSRDRAAYDRETVHSILDDAYLCHLGFVRDGAPVVLPTLFGRVGERLYVHGSTGSRPLRAAGGGDEGLPVCLTVTHVDGLVLARSAFHHSLNYRSVVIHGTAYPVTDPEERRTALDAIVDQVVPGRSKDSRPADGKELAATAVIRLDLREVSAKIRTGGPNDDPGDVGLPYWAGVVPVAPAYAAPVPADDLDPSIGVPAYLTAS; encoded by the coding sequence ATGCCGGAGACCGCAGCCCAGCAGACCACGTCCCCGGACACCCCCTCCCGCTACGAGCCGACGGACCGCACGGTCCCCACCCGGTCGCGCGACCGGGCCGCGTACGACCGGGAGACCGTCCACTCGATACTCGACGACGCCTACCTCTGCCACCTCGGCTTCGTACGCGACGGCGCGCCGGTCGTGCTGCCGACGCTCTTCGGCCGGGTCGGTGAGCGGCTCTACGTCCACGGCTCGACCGGTTCACGGCCGTTGCGTGCGGCCGGCGGCGGTGACGAGGGGCTGCCCGTGTGCCTGACGGTGACGCATGTGGACGGCCTGGTGCTGGCCCGGTCCGCCTTCCACCACTCGCTCAACTACCGCTCGGTGGTCATCCACGGCACCGCGTACCCGGTGACCGACCCGGAGGAGCGGCGCACCGCCCTGGACGCGATCGTGGACCAGGTGGTCCCGGGCCGCTCGAAGGACTCACGCCCGGCCGACGGCAAGGAGCTCGCCGCCACGGCGGTCATCCGGCTCGATCTGCGCGAGGTCTCCGCGAAGATCCGCACGGGCGGGCCGAACGACGACCCCGGGGACGTGGGCCTGCCGTACTGGGCCGGTGTCGTCCCGGTCGCCCCCGCGTACGCCGCACCTGTCCCGGCGGACGACCTGGACCCGTCGATCGGCGTACCCGCCTACCTGACGGCGTCCTGA
- a CDS encoding EamA family transporter, translating to MHASQGRSAGLGLALASAFAFGGSGVAAKPLIEAGLDPLHVVWLRVAGAALVMLPVAWRHRALVRDRPVLLLGFGLLAVAGVQACYFAAISRIPVGVALLVEYLAPALVLGWVRFVQRRPVTRAAALGVVLAVGGLACVVEVWAGLSFDAVGLLLALVAACCQVGYFVLSEQGSGDASPGGAEPPHPVGVIAYGLLIGALVLTVVARPWGMDWSVLGGSTVMDGNDVPAWLLLVWIVLLATVIAYVTGVVSVRLLSPAVAGVVACLEAVIATVLAWVLLGEHLAAPQLIGGALVLTGAFIAQSATPRPPSGPVASGTGARDAVAERAGARSQDAVR from the coding sequence ATGCACGCGTCTCAGGGGAGAAGCGCCGGCCTGGGACTCGCCCTCGCCTCGGCCTTCGCATTCGGTGGTTCCGGAGTGGCGGCCAAGCCGCTGATCGAGGCGGGCCTCGACCCGCTCCACGTGGTCTGGCTGCGAGTGGCGGGCGCCGCGCTCGTCATGCTGCCCGTGGCCTGGCGCCACCGGGCGCTGGTGCGCGACCGGCCCGTGCTGCTGCTCGGCTTCGGGCTGCTCGCCGTCGCGGGCGTGCAGGCCTGCTACTTCGCCGCCATCTCGCGCATCCCGGTGGGCGTCGCACTGCTGGTGGAGTACCTGGCTCCGGCGCTCGTGCTCGGCTGGGTGCGCTTCGTCCAGCGGCGGCCGGTGACCCGGGCGGCGGCCCTCGGAGTCGTCCTCGCGGTCGGCGGCCTGGCCTGCGTCGTCGAGGTGTGGGCCGGGCTGAGCTTCGACGCGGTCGGGCTGCTGCTCGCGCTCGTCGCCGCCTGCTGCCAGGTCGGCTACTTCGTCCTCTCCGAACAGGGCAGCGGGGATGCGTCCCCGGGCGGCGCGGAACCCCCGCATCCGGTCGGCGTCATCGCCTACGGGCTGCTGATCGGCGCCCTCGTGCTCACCGTGGTCGCCCGCCCGTGGGGCATGGACTGGTCGGTGCTCGGCGGCAGCACGGTCATGGACGGCAACGACGTTCCGGCCTGGCTGCTGCTGGTCTGGATCGTGCTGCTGGCCACCGTCATCGCGTACGTCACCGGTGTGGTCTCCGTACGGCTGCTGTCCCCGGCGGTCGCGGGGGTCGTCGCCTGTCTGGAAGCGGTCATCGCGACCGTGCTCGCCTGGGTGCTGCTCGGCGAACACCTGGCCGCCCCGCAGCTCATCGGCGGTGCGCTCGTCCTGACCGGCGCCTTCATCGCGCAGTCGGCCACGCCCCGGCCGCCGTCCGGACCCGTCGCCTCGGGGACGGGTGCGCGGGACGCGGTCGCGGAGCGGGCCGGCGCCCGGAGTCAGGACGCCGTCAGGTAG
- a CDS encoding PadR family transcriptional regulator: protein MRTHGFEHGHGHGRGHHGPEGRRGGFEGQRAAFGPFGPPFGGGPFGGGRNRGGGRGRARRGDVRASILALLKDRPMHGYEMIQEIGERSGGAWRPSPGSVYPTLQLLEDEGLITSASEGGKKLFTLTDTGRTEAETGSEAPWEEAGRGVDWESMNEIRQAGFGLMEAFGQVWKTGSAEQREKALAVINDTRKKLYLILADEH from the coding sequence ATGCGTACACACGGATTTGAGCATGGACATGGTCATGGACGCGGCCACCACGGGCCCGAGGGGCGACGTGGAGGATTCGAGGGGCAGCGGGCGGCGTTCGGGCCGTTCGGGCCGCCGTTCGGCGGGGGGCCCTTCGGTGGCGGGCGGAACCGGGGCGGCGGCCGGGGGAGGGCGCGGCGCGGTGACGTGCGCGCTTCGATCCTGGCGCTGCTGAAGGACCGGCCGATGCACGGCTACGAGATGATCCAGGAGATCGGCGAGCGCAGCGGTGGGGCCTGGCGGCCCAGCCCCGGCTCGGTGTACCCGACCCTTCAGCTGCTGGAGGACGAGGGGCTGATCACCAGCGCGAGCGAGGGCGGCAAGAAGCTGTTCACGCTCACCGACACCGGTCGCACCGAGGCGGAGACCGGGTCCGAGGCGCCCTGGGAAGAGGCCGGGCGCGGTGTCGACTGGGAGAGCATGAACGAGATCCGCCAGGCCGGGTTCGGTCTGATGGAGGCGTTCGGCCAGGTCTGGAAGACCGGCTCCGCCGAGCAGCGCGAGAAGGCGCTCGCGGTCATCAACGACACCCGCAAGAAGCTGTACCTCATTCTCGCCGACGAGCACTGA
- a CDS encoding phosphotransferase, producing the protein MAAEDEALVGGMVNAGAVVRRGELVERPAPRNAPALHAHLRALRARGFDAAPVPAGLTADGREQLTFLPGDVALPPFPDWAMTRSALASVGSLLRRLHDAGAAVTVDPRADWSQELADPEGGPMVCHNDVCPENVVFRDGRAAALIDFDMAAPGRAVWDLAMTARYWVPMLDPGSAAPLYPAGLDAAARLRVLADGYGLAATDRAGLPGVIEQATEVCRAFVARRVADGDPAYLRALAERGGWERWDRMQAWLADHRTAFTAALLS; encoded by the coding sequence ATGGCGGCTGAGGACGAGGCACTGGTCGGCGGGATGGTGAACGCGGGGGCGGTCGTCCGCCGGGGGGAGCTGGTGGAGCGGCCGGCACCACGCAACGCACCCGCCCTGCACGCTCATCTCCGCGCGCTGAGGGCGCGCGGCTTCGACGCGGCGCCCGTACCCGCCGGCCTCACCGCGGACGGCCGTGAGCAGCTGACCTTCCTGCCCGGAGACGTGGCGCTGCCGCCCTTCCCGGACTGGGCGATGACGCGTTCCGCCCTCGCTTCGGTGGGGAGCCTGCTGCGGCGTCTGCACGACGCCGGTGCGGCCGTCACGGTCGACCCCCGTGCCGACTGGTCCCAGGAGCTCGCCGACCCGGAGGGCGGACCGATGGTGTGCCACAACGACGTGTGCCCGGAGAACGTCGTCTTCCGCGACGGCCGTGCCGCGGCCCTGATCGATTTCGACATGGCGGCCCCGGGCCGTGCCGTCTGGGACCTCGCCATGACCGCGCGCTACTGGGTCCCCATGCTCGACCCCGGGTCCGCGGCCCCCCTCTATCCCGCCGGGCTGGACGCGGCCGCACGGCTGCGGGTCCTTGCCGACGGCTACGGCCTCGCGGCAACGGACCGCGCCGGGTTGCCCGGTGTCATCGAGCAGGCCACGGAGGTCTGCCGGGCCTTCGTCGCACGCCGCGTGGCCGACGGCGACCCCGCCTACCTCCGGGCGTTGGCCGAGCGTGGCGGATGGGAACGCTGGGACCGTATGCAAGCCTGGCTGGCGGACCACCGCACGGCGTTCACGGCTGCCCTGCTGAGCTGA
- a CDS encoding aminoglycoside phosphotransferase family protein encodes MTMHDDQLDVSTETVAALIRDQFPRWSGEAIRPLPSTGTVNAIFRIGDRLSARFPLRPADTGQALAVLEREARAGAELAAVSRFPVPEPVALGRPGAGYPMPWSVQTWLPGTNAFDADPGASDAFARDLAAFIAGLRGADTRGRRFDGDNRGGVIADHDDWMATCFRESEGLLDVDRLRRLWDRFRELPRTSADVMTHGDLIPGNVLVADGRLAGVLDTGGFGPADPALDLVGAWHLLDTGPRDVLRRTLSCDDLEWERGKAWAFEQAMGLAWYYAESNPTMSALGRLTLDRVMEATD; translated from the coding sequence CTGACCATGCACGACGACCAACTCGACGTAAGCACGGAAACCGTAGCGGCCCTGATCCGGGATCAGTTCCCCCGGTGGAGCGGCGAGGCGATCCGCCCGCTGCCCTCGACCGGGACAGTGAACGCCATCTTCCGCATCGGCGACCGCCTCTCGGCGCGCTTCCCGCTGCGTCCGGCCGACACCGGCCAGGCGCTGGCGGTCCTGGAGCGGGAGGCACGGGCGGGCGCGGAACTGGCGGCGGTGTCACGGTTCCCCGTTCCCGAACCGGTCGCGCTCGGGCGGCCCGGCGCGGGATACCCCATGCCGTGGTCGGTGCAGACCTGGCTGCCGGGCACGAACGCCTTCGACGCCGACCCGGGCGCGTCGGACGCCTTCGCCCGGGACCTCGCGGCCTTCATCGCCGGGCTCCGGGGAGCCGATACGCGGGGGCGCCGCTTCGACGGCGACAACCGGGGCGGTGTGATCGCCGACCACGACGACTGGATGGCGACATGCTTCCGGGAGAGCGAGGGCCTGCTCGACGTGGACCGCCTGCGCCGGCTGTGGGACCGCTTCCGCGAGCTGCCCCGTACGAGCGCCGACGTGATGACCCACGGCGACCTGATCCCCGGCAACGTCCTCGTCGCGGACGGCCGCCTCGCCGGCGTGCTCGACACCGGTGGCTTCGGCCCGGCCGACCCCGCCCTGGACCTGGTCGGCGCCTGGCACCTGCTGGACACGGGCCCCCGGGACGTACTGCGGCGCACCCTCTCCTGCGACGACCTGGAATGGGAACGCGGCAAGGCCTGGGCCTTCGAACAGGCGATGGGCCTGGCCTGGTACTACGCCGAGAGCAACCCGACGATGAGCGCGCTGGGGCGCCTCACCCTGGACCGCGTCATGGAGGCCACGGACTGA
- a CDS encoding TetR family transcriptional regulator translates to MTPPRQTRADRRRATEARILDKAREEFAAKGFDRTTIRAVAGAAGVDPALVMQYFGSKRELFGRAVRTFTAPVPEESGPEAFADRMLATLGLKLGGLPEGTLAVMRSMLTDPAAAAHVRTALGRQITDAGAAVPAPGDRELRAALAVTTLLGVTIGHQLLELPVLREAAPERISALLRPALNALAEPAPGPEVV, encoded by the coding sequence GTGACCCCGCCTCGACAGACCCGCGCCGACCGTCGCCGTGCCACCGAGGCGCGCATCCTCGACAAGGCACGGGAGGAGTTCGCCGCCAAGGGATTCGACCGGACCACCATCCGCGCGGTGGCGGGTGCGGCCGGGGTGGACCCGGCCCTGGTGATGCAGTACTTCGGCTCGAAGCGCGAGCTGTTCGGCCGGGCCGTGCGGACGTTCACCGCGCCGGTGCCGGAGGAATCGGGCCCGGAGGCGTTCGCCGACCGGATGCTGGCCACGCTGGGCCTGAAGCTGGGCGGTCTGCCCGAGGGCACGCTCGCGGTGATGCGGTCCATGCTCACCGATCCGGCCGCCGCCGCTCATGTGCGTACCGCGCTCGGACGGCAGATCACCGACGCGGGCGCCGCCGTTCCCGCGCCCGGCGACCGCGAACTCCGCGCCGCGCTGGCCGTCACCACGCTGCTCGGTGTGACGATCGGTCACCAGCTCCTGGAGCTACCGGTGTTGCGTGAGGCGGCGCCCGAGCGCATCAGCGCCTTGCTCCGGCCGGCGCTCAACGCGCTGGCCGAGCCCGCGCCCGGTCCCGAGGTCGTCTGA
- a CDS encoding nuclear transport factor 2 family protein codes for MSQLETSAVRTPREALAAYHRAMLAKSADDLADLYASDALHEFPFTAPGFPPRYEGREAVRAGYRAVWGASPVRIDEVRTVSSYETADPEVIVAEHAVVGTVPATGASFTVPGLLVLRVRLGLITHVRDYMDTAALAAARG; via the coding sequence GTGTCGCAGCTGGAAACCTCCGCTGTCCGCACCCCTCGTGAGGCCCTGGCCGCCTACCACCGGGCCATGCTCGCCAAGTCCGCGGACGATCTCGCGGATCTGTACGCGTCCGACGCGCTGCACGAGTTCCCGTTCACCGCTCCCGGCTTTCCGCCGCGCTACGAGGGGCGCGAGGCCGTACGCGCGGGGTACCGGGCGGTCTGGGGCGCGAGCCCGGTACGGATCGACGAGGTCAGGACGGTGTCCTCGTACGAGACGGCCGACCCGGAGGTGATCGTCGCCGAGCACGCCGTGGTGGGGACGGTCCCGGCCACCGGCGCCTCCTTCACCGTCCCCGGCCTGCTGGTGCTCCGGGTCCGTCTCGGCCTGATCACCCACGTCCGCGACTACATGGACACGGCGGCCCTCGCCGCCGCCAGAGGCTGA